The following are encoded together in the Streptomyces sp. NBC_01465 genome:
- a CDS encoding DUF3000 domain-containing protein — protein MAAAQGRFSDGADGSDSADGNPVPPAFQRAVDALQSARLRPEVEIDPTKAPKRLAPHAYALEAAVVQDDLDLADGRLVLLHDPSGHDAWQGTFRLVTLVRAELEPEMAADPLLPEVCWSWLTGALEARGLSYGEASGTVTRAGSHYFGGLSERRPATQIEIRASWTPREGMGGVPDAASHLAAWCDLLCQIGGLPPAGPVDTGVVSLPQRRGPQTL, from the coding sequence ATGGCTGCGGCTCAAGGACGATTTTCAGATGGCGCTGACGGTTCGGACAGCGCGGACGGGAACCCCGTCCCGCCCGCTTTTCAGCGGGCGGTCGATGCTCTGCAGTCGGCGCGCCTGCGCCCGGAGGTGGAGATCGACCCGACCAAGGCACCCAAACGCCTCGCGCCGCACGCCTACGCACTGGAGGCCGCGGTCGTCCAGGACGACCTCGATCTGGCCGACGGCCGGCTCGTACTCCTGCACGACCCGTCGGGACACGACGCCTGGCAGGGCACGTTCCGCCTGGTCACGCTCGTCCGGGCGGAGCTGGAGCCGGAGATGGCCGCGGATCCGCTGCTGCCCGAGGTCTGCTGGTCGTGGCTGACCGGGGCGCTGGAGGCGCGCGGTCTCTCGTACGGGGAGGCGAGCGGCACGGTCACCCGCGCGGGGTCGCACTACTTCGGCGGCCTCTCGGAGCGCAGACCCGCCACGCAGATCGAGATCCGGGCGTCGTGGACCCCGCGCGAGGGGATGGGCGGGGTGCCCGATGCCGCCTCCCACCTGGCCGCCTGGTGCGATCTGCTCTGTCAGATCGGGGGGCTGCCGCCGGCCGGTCCGGTGGACACCGGAGTGGTCTCGCTGCCGCAGCGGCGCGGCCCGCAGACCCTCTGA
- the hemE gene encoding uroporphyrinogen decarboxylase has protein sequence MSANDRPQGQQSKTYDSPFMKACRREAVEHTPVWFMRQAGRSLPEYLKVREGIPMLESCTRPELVAEITMQPVRRHNVDAAVYFSDIVVPLKAIGIDLDIKPGVGPVIADPIRTRADLDRLRDLTPEDVSYVTEAIGLLTTELGSTPLIGFAGAPFTLASYLVEGGPSRNHEHTKALMYGDPQLWADLLDRLAEITSAFLKVQIEAGASAVQLFDSWVGALAPADYRRSVLPASAKVLDSVASYGVPRIHFGVGTGELLGLMGEAGADVVGVDWRVPLDEAARRVGPGKALQGNLDPAVLFASTEVVEAKTREVLDAAAGLEGHIFNLGHGVMPNMDPEALTRLVEYVHTQTAR, from the coding sequence GTGAGCGCCAACGACCGCCCCCAGGGCCAGCAGAGCAAGACGTACGACTCGCCTTTCATGAAGGCCTGCCGGCGGGAGGCCGTCGAACACACGCCGGTCTGGTTCATGCGCCAGGCGGGGCGCTCGCTGCCCGAGTACCTGAAGGTGCGCGAGGGCATCCCGATGCTCGAGTCCTGCACGCGTCCCGAGTTGGTCGCCGAGATCACGATGCAGCCCGTACGCAGGCACAACGTGGACGCGGCGGTCTACTTCAGCGACATCGTGGTCCCGCTGAAGGCCATCGGCATCGACCTCGACATCAAGCCGGGCGTCGGTCCCGTCATCGCCGATCCGATCCGTACGCGCGCCGATCTGGACCGTCTGCGGGATCTGACGCCGGAGGACGTCTCGTACGTCACCGAGGCGATCGGACTCCTGACCACCGAACTCGGCTCCACTCCGCTCATCGGATTCGCGGGCGCACCTTTCACTCTCGCGAGCTACCTCGTGGAGGGCGGTCCCTCGCGCAACCACGAGCACACCAAGGCGCTGATGTACGGCGACCCGCAGCTCTGGGCCGACCTGCTCGACCGTCTCGCCGAGATCACCTCCGCCTTCCTGAAGGTGCAGATCGAGGCGGGCGCGAGCGCCGTCCAGCTCTTCGACTCCTGGGTGGGCGCGCTGGCGCCCGCCGACTACCGGCGCTCGGTCCTTCCGGCCTCGGCGAAGGTCCTCGACTCGGTGGCCTCGTACGGCGTCCCGCGCATCCACTTCGGCGTCGGCACCGGTGAGCTGCTCGGGCTCATGGGCGAGGCCGGCGCGGACGTCGTCGGCGTCGACTGGCGCGTCCCGCTCGACGAGGCCGCGCGCCGGGTCGGGCCCGGCAAGGCGCTCCAGGGCAACCTCGACCCGGCCGTCCTCTTCGCCTCGACCGAGGTGGTCGAGGCGAAGACCCGCGAGGTGCTTGACGCGGCAGCGGGTCTTGAGGGGCACATCTTCAACCTGGGCCACGGGGTCATGCCGAACATGGACCCCGAGGCGCTGACCCGGCTCGTCGAGTACGTGCACACGCAGACCGCGCGCTAG
- a CDS encoding FAD-dependent oxidoreductase, giving the protein MAAERLVVIGGDAAGMSAASQARRLRGPEELEIIAFERSGFTSFSACGIPYWVGGEVPERDDLIARTPEEHRERAIDLRMHTEVTEIDVAGQRVRTRDGWTAYDKLVIATGARPIRPPLPGIDAPGVHGVHTLDDGQALLGTLERTAGRRAVIVGAGYIGVEMAEALLNHGYEVTVLTRGPEPMSTLDPDMGRLVREAMEAMGITTVTGAEVTKILTGEEGRVRAVATDAAEYPADLVVLGIGVEPATELARAAGLPLGAHGGLLTDLSMRVRGHENIWAGGDCVEVHDLVSGSERHIALGTHANKHGQIIGSNVGGGYGIFPGVVGTAISKVRDLEIGRTGLREKDARAAGLQFVTVTIQSTNTSGYYPGAALMTVKMLAERRTGRLLGVQIVGREGAAKRVDVAAVALTARMTVEQMTALDLGYAPPFSPVWDPVLVAARKATAAVKGSD; this is encoded by the coding sequence ATGGCGGCGGAACGACTGGTGGTCATCGGCGGCGATGCGGCGGGCATGTCCGCCGCATCGCAGGCCCGCAGGCTCAGGGGCCCCGAGGAGTTGGAGATCATCGCCTTCGAGCGCTCCGGTTTCACCTCGTTCTCGGCCTGCGGAATCCCGTACTGGGTGGGCGGCGAGGTCCCGGAGCGGGACGACCTGATCGCCCGTACGCCCGAGGAGCACCGGGAGCGCGCGATCGATCTCCGGATGCACACGGAGGTCACGGAGATCGACGTGGCGGGGCAGCGGGTCCGCACCCGGGACGGCTGGACCGCGTACGACAAACTCGTGATCGCGACCGGCGCCCGCCCGATCCGCCCGCCGCTCCCCGGCATCGACGCACCGGGCGTGCACGGGGTCCACACGCTCGACGACGGCCAGGCGCTGCTCGGGACGCTGGAGCGGACCGCCGGCCGGCGCGCGGTGATCGTCGGCGCGGGCTACATCGGCGTGGAGATGGCCGAGGCGCTCCTGAACCACGGTTACGAGGTCACGGTCCTGACCCGCGGGCCGGAGCCGATGTCCACGCTCGACCCGGACATGGGCCGTCTCGTCCGCGAGGCGATGGAGGCGATGGGCATCACGACGGTCACCGGCGCCGAGGTCACGAAAATCCTCACGGGCGAGGAGGGGCGGGTGCGCGCGGTCGCCACGGACGCGGCCGAGTACCCGGCGGACCTCGTGGTCCTGGGCATCGGCGTCGAGCCGGCGACGGAGCTGGCCAGGGCGGCCGGACTCCCGCTGGGCGCACACGGAGGCCTCCTCACGGACCTCTCCATGCGTGTGCGCGGCCACGAGAACATCTGGGCGGGCGGCGACTGCGTGGAGGTGCACGACCTGGTCTCGGGCAGCGAACGCCACATCGCGCTCGGCACGCACGCCAACAAACACGGCCAGATCATCGGCTCGAACGTCGGCGGCGGGTACGGGATCTTCCCCGGCGTGGTCGGTACGGCGATCTCCAAGGTCCGCGACCTGGAGATCGGCCGCACGGGCCTGCGCGAGAAGGACGCCCGAGCGGCGGGCCTGCAGTTCGTGACCGTGACGATCCAGTCGACGAACACGTCCGGCTACTACCCGGGTGCGGCCCTGATGACGGTGAAGATGCTCGCCGAGCGCCGCACGGGGCGGCTGCTCGGCGTGCAGATCGTGGGCCGCGAGGGGGCGGCGAAGCGGGTGGACGTGGCGGCGGTCGCGCTCACCGCCCGTATGACGGTGGAGCAGATGACCGCCCTGGACCTGGGCTACGCCCCGCCGTTCTCCCCGGTGTGGGACCCGGTCCTGGTCGCCGCGCGCAAGGCGACGGCGGCCGTGAAGGGGTCCGACTAG
- a CDS encoding DUF4349 domain-containing protein encodes MRAPRSLAAVLLAASLALAGCGASGSDDSAGKSEADHKAAQPEQGSGAADAGGKQPSSGSKPAKSPALAKAQIIRTASLSVQVKDVATALDTARSAASTAGGFVGNEATSRDGSGREISTVVLRVPQDSYDSVLASLQGTGKLLSRKSDAKDVTGQVVDVESRISTQRASVARIRALMDRAQKIADVVELESELSSRQADLESLLAQQASLKDQTSLSTITLSLSEPPVTKKAEKKKDDDSPGFLDALGGGWDAFVTMLKWIAMVVAAVAPFAAALAFLYVVWRLIRARLPKRPAAVPAHVPSEEEGEQGS; translated from the coding sequence ATGCGCGCACCCAGAAGTCTCGCGGCAGTACTGCTCGCCGCCTCGCTCGCCCTCGCCGGATGCGGTGCGAGCGGCAGCGACGACTCCGCCGGCAAATCGGAGGCCGACCACAAGGCGGCCCAGCCCGAGCAGGGCAGCGGGGCGGCCGACGCCGGTGGCAAACAGCCGTCGTCCGGGAGCAAGCCGGCGAAGAGCCCGGCGCTCGCCAAGGCCCAGATCATCCGGACCGCCTCGCTCTCCGTACAGGTCAAGGACGTGGCGACGGCGCTGGACACCGCGCGTTCGGCGGCCTCGACCGCGGGCGGTTTCGTCGGCAACGAGGCGACCAGCAGGGACGGCTCGGGACGCGAGATCTCGACGGTCGTCCTGCGGGTCCCGCAGGACAGCTACGACAGTGTGCTCGCCTCGCTGCAGGGCACGGGAAAGCTCCTCTCCCGCAAGTCCGACGCCAAGGACGTCACCGGTCAGGTCGTCGACGTGGAGAGCCGGATCTCCACCCAGCGGGCGAGCGTCGCCCGGATACGCGCACTGATGGACCGGGCGCAGAAGATCGCCGACGTGGTCGAGCTGGAGAGCGAACTCTCCAGCCGCCAGGCCGACTTGGAGTCCCTCCTCGCCCAGCAGGCGTCCCTGAAGGACCAGACGAGCCTGTCGACGATCACGCTCTCGCTCTCCGAGCCGCCGGTCACGAAGAAGGCGGAGAAGAAGAAGGACGACGACAGCCCGGGCTTCCTGGACGCGCTCGGCGGCGGCTGGGACGCGTTCGTGACGATGCTCAAGTGGATCGCGATGGTGGTCGCCGCGGTCGCCCCCTTCGCCGCAGCGCTCGCCTTCCTGTACGTCGTGTGGCGGCTGATCAGGGCACGGCTGCCGAAGCGCCCCGCAGCCGTTCCGGCTCACGTACCGTCCGAGGAGGAAGGCGAACAGGGCAGCTGA
- the hemG gene encoding protoporphyrinogen oxidase has protein sequence MSADTQDTRTGHVVVVGGGISGLAAAHRLLGTGVRVTVLEGSGTLGGKLLTGEIEGVRTDFGAESMLARRTEGVGLARAVGLGDALQPPAIASASLWNRGALVPMPKGHVMGVPGDAQALTGVLSEDGLRRIAQDLELPRTEIGEDTALGEYVAARMGREVVDRLVEPLLGGVYAGDVYRTSMRSSVPALYEAVRSHDTLTGAVRSIQERTPNSSVAPATPVFAGLEGGIGTLPGAVADAIRAGGGDIQLHRPVHELRRTGAGWRLRTDDGFVEADAVVLAAPAWAASALLAAESPAASAELAAVEYASMSLVTLAFRRSEVNLPKGSGFLVPPVDGHTIKASTFSSQKWAWADRDPELVLLRTSLGRYGDEAHLHREDADLVDVSLSDLGEATGLSAKPVASAVTRWIGGLPQYPVGHLARVGRIRTAVAALPGLSVCGAAYDGVGIPACIAGAQRAADEILATPTLVPGIPNGLGQ, from the coding sequence ATGAGTGCGGACACACAGGACACACGTACGGGCCACGTCGTCGTCGTCGGCGGCGGCATCTCCGGCCTCGCGGCCGCCCACCGGCTGCTGGGCACCGGGGTGCGCGTGACCGTCCTGGAGGGCTCGGGGACGCTGGGCGGCAAGCTGCTGACGGGCGAGATCGAGGGCGTACGGACCGACTTCGGCGCCGAGTCCATGCTCGCCCGCCGCACAGAAGGCGTCGGCCTCGCCCGCGCGGTGGGCCTCGGCGACGCCCTGCAGCCGCCCGCGATCGCGAGCGCCAGTCTCTGGAACCGGGGCGCGCTCGTCCCCATGCCCAAGGGGCATGTGATGGGCGTACCCGGCGACGCACAGGCGCTCACCGGCGTCCTCTCCGAGGACGGCCTGCGCCGGATCGCCCAGGACCTCGAACTGCCGCGCACCGAGATCGGCGAGGACACCGCGCTCGGTGAGTACGTCGCCGCCCGCATGGGACGCGAGGTCGTCGACCGGCTCGTCGAGCCGCTGCTCGGCGGGGTGTACGCGGGCGACGTCTACCGCACCTCGATGCGCTCCTCCGTCCCCGCGCTCTACGAGGCCGTCCGCAGCCACGACACCCTCACCGGCGCCGTCCGCTCGATCCAGGAGCGGACCCCCAACAGCTCAGTCGCCCCCGCCACCCCCGTCTTCGCGGGCCTCGAAGGCGGCATCGGCACCCTTCCCGGCGCGGTCGCCGACGCGATCCGCGCGGGCGGCGGCGACATCCAGCTGCACCGGCCCGTCCACGAGCTGCGGCGCACCGGGGCCGGCTGGCGGCTGCGTACCGACGACGGATTCGTCGAGGCCGACGCCGTCGTCCTGGCCGCCCCCGCCTGGGCCGCCTCCGCGCTCCTCGCCGCCGAGTCGCCCGCCGCTTCCGCCGAACTGGCCGCCGTCGAGTACGCGTCGATGTCCCTGGTCACCCTCGCCTTCCGCCGCAGCGAGGTGAACCTGCCGAAGGGCTCCGGCTTCCTGGTGCCGCCCGTCGACGGCCACACCATCAAGGCCTCCACCTTCTCCAGCCAGAAGTGGGCCTGGGCCGACCGCGACCCCGAACTCGTCCTGCTGCGCACCTCGCTGGGCCGCTACGGCGACGAGGCGCATCTGCACCGCGAGGACGCCGACCTGGTGGACGTGTCGCTGAGCGACCTGGGCGAGGCGACCGGGCTGAGCGCCAAGCCGGTCGCGTCCGCCGTCACCCGGTGGATAGGAGGGCTGCCGCAGTACCCGGTCGGGCATCTGGCGCGGGTCGGCCGTATCCGTACCGCGGTCGCCGCACTGCCCGGACTGAGCGTCTGCGGGGCGGCGTACGACGGGGTCGGTATCCCTGCGTGCATCGCCGGTGCACAGCGCGCGGCCGACGAGATCTTGGCCACGCCCACCCTGGTGCCGGGCATCCCGAACGGCTTGGGACAATAG
- the hemQ gene encoding hydrogen peroxide-dependent heme synthase — MTDAPEKIPNAGKKAKDLNEVIRYTLWSVFKLRDVLPENRAGYADEVQELFDQLAAKDITVRGTYDVSGLRADADVMIWWHAETADELQEAYNLFRRTKLGRALEPVWSNMALHRPAEFNKSHIPAFLADETPRNYVSVYPFVRSYDWYLLPDEDRRRMLKDHGMMARGYPDVRANTVASFSLGDYEWLLAFEADELYRIVDLMRHLRASEARMHVREEVPFYTGRRKSVADLVAGLA; from the coding sequence ATGACTGATGCACCAGAGAAGATTCCCAACGCGGGGAAGAAGGCGAAGGACCTCAACGAGGTCATCCGCTACACCCTGTGGTCCGTCTTCAAGCTGCGCGATGTCCTGCCCGAGAACCGCGCCGGTTACGCGGACGAGGTCCAGGAGCTCTTCGACCAGCTCGCCGCCAAGGACATCACCGTCCGCGGCACGTACGACGTCTCGGGGCTGCGCGCCGACGCCGACGTCATGATCTGGTGGCACGCTGAGACGGCCGACGAGCTGCAGGAGGCGTACAACCTCTTCCGCCGCACCAAGCTCGGCCGCGCGCTGGAGCCGGTCTGGTCGAACATGGCGCTGCACCGCCCCGCCGAGTTCAACAAGTCGCACATCCCGGCCTTCCTGGCCGACGAGACGCCCCGCAACTATGTGAGCGTCTACCCCTTCGTGCGCTCCTACGACTGGTACCTGCTGCCCGACGAGGACCGTCGCCGCATGCTCAAGGACCACGGCATGATGGCCCGCGGCTACCCCGACGTGCGCGCCAACACGGTCGCCTCGTTCTCGCTCGGCGACTACGAGTGGCTGCTGGCCTTCGAGGCCGACGAGCTCTACCGCATCGTCGACCTCATGCGCCATCTGCGGGCGTCCGAGGCGCGGATGCACGTCCGCGAGGAGGTCCCGTTCTACACGGGCCGCCGCAAGTCCGTCGCAGACCTGGTGGCGGGCCTGGCCTAG
- a CDS encoding alpha/beta hydrolase — MRAVALYGTAGALILSAMSSLATAPAAHAGSADTAAAPASAESTGTEVAARRAAATGIAFGKCAAVEQVSAPAQCGTVKVPLDYAHPNGKQIALTVSRLRATGEKAARQGALVFNPGGPGASSMYFPLVADFPEWKGLAKAYDMVGYAPRGVGRSAPLSCVSPAEFAKAPTGAPAFPSEAYKRKRIAQAKAYAEGCARRAGSALRHYTSLNNARDLDVLRAALGEKKLTFMGASYGTYFGAVYATLFPSHVRRMVFDSAVNPDPKQIWYDNNLDQSLAFERRWEDFRRWVAKHDKTYHLGSTPQAVLASYDKVRARLAHDPAGGTVGPAQLQAAFLQAGYYDDVWADRAAALSAYLKGDPKPLIAQAAPDPKSAWDNENGNAVYTAVECNDTAWPRDWRTWDRDNTALARRAPFETWDNAWMNLPCAFWKAPHQQPLDVRTARGALPPTLILAAERDAATPYPGALELQRRLPGSVLITERGAGTHGIGGGANACVNNYMEEYLLSGRTPVRRAACAPHPEPNPVSLDGRALAGLVPPLDSAV, encoded by the coding sequence ATGAGAGCAGTAGCGCTGTACGGAACAGCCGGGGCCTTGATCCTGTCGGCCATGTCCTCCCTGGCCACCGCCCCCGCCGCACACGCCGGCAGCGCCGACACCGCCGCCGCCCCCGCCTCCGCCGAGTCCACGGGCACCGAGGTCGCGGCCCGGCGCGCGGCCGCCACCGGTATCGCCTTCGGCAAGTGCGCCGCCGTCGAGCAGGTGTCGGCGCCCGCCCAGTGCGGCACCGTGAAGGTCCCGCTCGACTACGCGCACCCCAACGGGAAGCAGATCGCGCTGACGGTCAGCCGCCTGCGCGCCACCGGCGAAAAGGCCGCCCGCCAGGGCGCGTTGGTCTTCAACCCGGGCGGCCCCGGCGCCTCCTCCATGTACTTCCCCCTCGTCGCCGACTTCCCGGAGTGGAAGGGCCTCGCGAAGGCGTACGACATGGTGGGCTACGCCCCACGCGGTGTCGGCCGCTCCGCCCCGCTCTCCTGCGTCTCCCCCGCCGAGTTCGCCAAGGCGCCCACCGGCGCCCCGGCGTTCCCCTCCGAGGCGTACAAGCGCAAGCGCATCGCACAGGCGAAGGCGTACGCCGAGGGCTGCGCACGCCGCGCGGGCTCGGCGCTGCGCCACTACACCTCGCTCAACAACGCCCGTGACCTGGACGTCCTGCGGGCCGCGCTCGGCGAGAAGAAGCTGACCTTCATGGGTGCCTCGTACGGCACCTACTTCGGTGCGGTGTACGCGACGCTCTTCCCCTCGCACGTACGCCGCATGGTCTTCGACTCGGCGGTCAACCCCGACCCGAAGCAGATCTGGTACGACAACAACCTCGACCAGTCGCTCGCCTTCGAGCGCCGCTGGGAGGACTTCCGCCGCTGGGTCGCCAAGCACGACAAGACGTACCACCTCGGCTCAACTCCCCAGGCGGTACTGGCCAGTTACGACAAGGTGCGGGCCCGTCTCGCACACGACCCGGCCGGCGGTACGGTCGGCCCCGCGCAGCTCCAGGCGGCGTTCCTGCAGGCCGGTTACTACGACGACGTGTGGGCCGACCGCGCCGCCGCCCTGAGCGCGTATCTGAAGGGCGACCCGAAGCCGCTGATCGCCCAGGCCGCCCCGGACCCGAAGTCCGCCTGGGACAACGAGAACGGCAACGCCGTCTACACGGCGGTGGAGTGCAACGACACCGCCTGGCCGAGGGACTGGAGGACCTGGGACCGCGACAACACCGCGCTCGCGCGCCGGGCGCCGTTCGAGACCTGGGACAACGCCTGGATGAACCTGCCGTGCGCGTTCTGGAAGGCACCGCACCAGCAGCCGCTGGACGTCCGCACCGCGCGCGGCGCACTGCCGCCGACGCTGATCCTGGCCGCGGAGCGCGATGCGGCGACCCCGTACCCGGGGGCGCTGGAGCTGCAGAGGAGGCTGCCCGGGTCCGTACTGATCACGGAGCGGGGCGCGGGGACGCATGGTATCGGCGGCGGCGCCAACGCCTGCGTGAACAACTACATGGAGGAGTACCTGCTGAGTGGTCGGACGCCGGTGCGGCGCGCTGCGTGCGCGCCGCACCCGGAGCCGAACCCGGTGTCATTGGACGGGCGGGCGCTGGCAGGGCTAGTGCCCCCGCTGGATTCCGCCGTCTGA
- a CDS encoding TIGR04222 domain-containing membrane protein, producing MFWVIFLLVAWAAAGISCGRLCLATVEAARPAPESADSEGRSLTLYEAAFLAGGPHRVTDLTLISMHRRRRLLLAHTGWATVVDPEGQDDLERSVLRAIGPAGQARTAAIRTAAAAADAVRTLADRLVHAGLAVPENARTDIAAGVRAVRAATVLVLAMAAAALLMVDQSNTGRGPIAAWFSLPLVLTLGCLAIARIEVHPYTRWASAEGQRLLAALGDVEPDYLTAVAVRGLRAVDDPALRAALGSGRTAHRSH from the coding sequence ATGTTCTGGGTCATCTTTCTGCTGGTCGCATGGGCTGCCGCAGGAATCTCGTGCGGCCGGCTCTGCCTCGCCACGGTCGAAGCCGCCCGCCCCGCACCGGAGTCCGCGGACAGCGAAGGCCGCTCGCTCACGCTCTACGAGGCCGCGTTCCTCGCGGGCGGCCCCCACCGGGTCACCGATCTGACGCTGATCTCCATGCACCGCCGGCGGCGGCTGCTGCTCGCCCACACCGGCTGGGCAACCGTCGTCGACCCCGAGGGCCAGGACGACCTGGAGCGCAGCGTGCTGCGGGCGATCGGCCCCGCGGGTCAGGCCCGTACCGCCGCGATACGGACCGCGGCAGCGGCCGCCGACGCCGTACGCACCCTCGCCGACCGCCTGGTCCACGCGGGCCTCGCCGTCCCCGAGAACGCCCGCACGGACATCGCGGCGGGCGTCCGCGCGGTGCGCGCCGCGACCGTGCTCGTCCTCGCGATGGCCGCCGCGGCCCTGCTGATGGTGGATCAGAGCAACACCGGCCGGGGCCCGATCGCCGCCTGGTTCTCCCTCCCGCTCGTTCTCACCCTGGGCTGCCTGGCGATCGCCCGCATCGAGGTCCACCCGTACACCCGCTGGGCCTCCGCCGAGGGGCAGCGCCTGCTGGCCGCTCTCGGGGACGTGGAGCCGGACTATCTGACCGCCGTGGCCGTACGGGGCCTGCGCGCGGTGGACGATCCGGCGCTGCGGGCGGCCCTCGGCAGTGGCCGCACCGCGCATAGGAGTCATTGA
- a CDS encoding DUF4142 domain-containing protein, translating to MRSITGTTLVVVALTATISALLFPIWSYADRSGTGVANLNAGTVNTRWGPLSAADRDFVVRVRLAGLWEGPAGQQAIERAPTPAIKTAGEHLVDGHAFLDARVREVAAQLGMELPTQPNAQQQGFLKTLTGDRDTTTYEKDFATIVRQAHGKVFSLVAQIRANTRNSLVRTLADDANTTVLDHMKVLEATGFVDFQALATSAAATATASPTGPPPPVPGSTPPAVPPVTSSPSFPLPPPASRANPSPAAASPTATNP from the coding sequence ATGCGTTCCATCACCGGCACCACGCTGGTCGTCGTCGCCCTCACGGCGACGATCAGCGCCCTGCTCTTTCCGATCTGGTCGTACGCGGACCGTTCCGGAACCGGCGTCGCGAATCTCAACGCCGGTACGGTGAACACCCGTTGGGGCCCGCTCTCCGCCGCCGACCGCGACTTTGTCGTACGCGTCAGACTCGCCGGCCTGTGGGAGGGCCCGGCGGGCCAGCAGGCCATCGAGCGCGCCCCCACGCCCGCGATCAAGACCGCGGGCGAGCACCTCGTCGACGGCCACGCCTTCCTCGACGCCCGCGTCCGCGAAGTCGCGGCCCAGTTGGGCATGGAGCTGCCGACCCAGCCCAACGCCCAGCAGCAGGGCTTCCTGAAGACCCTCACCGGGGACCGCGACACGACGACGTACGAGAAGGACTTCGCCACCATCGTGCGCCAGGCCCACGGCAAGGTCTTCTCCCTCGTCGCCCAGATCAGGGCCAACACCCGTAACTCCTTGGTCCGCACCCTCGCGGACGACGCGAACACGACCGTCCTGGACCATATGAAGGTCCTCGAGGCGACCGGCTTCGTCGACTTCCAGGCGCTCGCCACGTCCGCAGCCGCCACCGCGACCGCAAGTCCCACCGGACCGCCCCCGCCCGTCCCGGGCAGCACCCCGCCGGCCGTGCCGCCCGTCACCTCCTCGCCCAGCTTCCCGCTGCCCCCGCCCGCCTCCCGCGCGAATCCCTCCCCGGCCGCCGCGTCGCCCACCGCAACGAACCCATAA
- a CDS encoding TIGR04222 domain-containing membrane protein, which produces MNGLALLYYLVIGASSIGLISLTVRARGHATAGSGVHDVMEAAFLSGGPARVTDTALTAMSEDGRIQVGGPGIVAVQRPVAQEPVERAVLAALAEAPSGALHELRYAVMRSPAVQEIGDGLAARGLMVEPHARRAPGVWGLVQFVVCFLGLPLSVIPTAMEFSSAEFGEDPFPFIIKVLPALIGGMVTGLVCSAVSGRRVTGPGKAALAAYRAEYALHPAGAVRVALHGLRALPDPLLQAQLFAAARMPGAGPRRSSSMSSGSHYDPYTAAVITTPTVWCGSPGSSGSGCGSSSSGGGGSSCGGGSGSSCSSGSSCSSGSSCGSSGSSCGGSSGSSCGSSSGSSCGSSSS; this is translated from the coding sequence GTGAACGGTCTCGCGCTCCTCTACTACCTGGTGATCGGCGCCTCCTCCATCGGCCTGATCTCCCTCACCGTCCGTGCCCGCGGGCACGCCACCGCCGGCTCCGGCGTCCATGACGTCATGGAGGCCGCCTTCCTGTCGGGCGGACCCGCCCGGGTCACCGACACCGCTCTCACGGCCATGTCCGAGGACGGCCGGATCCAGGTGGGCGGTCCGGGCATCGTCGCCGTGCAGCGGCCCGTCGCGCAGGAGCCCGTCGAGCGCGCCGTGCTGGCGGCGCTCGCCGAGGCGCCCAGCGGAGCGCTGCACGAGCTGCGGTACGCGGTGATGCGCAGCCCCGCCGTGCAGGAGATCGGCGACGGGCTCGCGGCGCGCGGGCTGATGGTGGAGCCGCACGCCCGGCGGGCGCCCGGGGTGTGGGGGCTCGTCCAGTTCGTCGTCTGCTTCCTGGGGCTGCCGCTGTCCGTCATTCCGACGGCCATGGAATTCTCGTCGGCCGAGTTCGGCGAGGACCCGTTCCCCTTCATCATCAAGGTGCTTCCCGCCCTGATCGGCGGGATGGTCACCGGCCTGGTGTGCTCGGCCGTCTCCGGACGCCGGGTGACAGGACCGGGCAAGGCGGCCCTGGCCGCCTACCGGGCCGAGTACGCACTGCATCCGGCCGGCGCCGTACGGGTCGCGCTGCACGGGCTGCGCGCGCTGCCCGATCCGCTCCTGCAGGCACAGCTGTTCGCGGCCGCGCGCATGCCGGGAGCCGGGCCGCGCAGGTCCTCCTCCATGTCCTCGGGCTCGCATTACGACCCGTACACCGCCGCTGTCATCACCACGCCAACGGTGTGGTGCGGCAGCCCGGGCTCGAGCGGATCGGGCTGCGGGAGCAGCAGCAGCGGAGGCGGCGGGTCCAGCTGCGGAGGCGGCTCCGGGTCCTCCTGCAGCAGTGGCTCGAGTTGCAGCAGTGGCTCCAGTTGCGGCAGTTCCGGGTCGAGCTGCGGCGGTAGTTCGGGCTCCAGCTGCGGATCGAGTTCCGGTTCCAGCTGCGGATCCAGCAGCAGCTAG